CTTGCATCCGGCATGCTTTTATATTTTTATGTTTTATCAAAACTGGAGCTAAGTATTGCATATCCGACGGCAATAGGCCTAGAAACTATTTTTGTTTTGGCATGTGCATGGGTGTTTTTGAAGGAACCGATAACGTTTCCTCATTTGATTGGTATAGCGTTAATTTTGGTTGGGATAATATTGATAAAACATTAAAACGCG
The sequence above is a segment of the Candidatus Ancaeobacter aquaticus genome. Coding sequences within it:
- a CDS encoding SMR family transporter, yielding MKKNREIKGDIKMVLFLLGLMVLMNALAFTAIRFGMEKVPDGPILSTILKGIGNPLVLVGVGLLASGMLLYFYVLSKLELSIAYPTAIGLETIFVLACAWVFLKEPITFPHLIGIALILVGIILIKH